From a single Micromonospora pallida genomic region:
- the mads5 gene encoding methylation-associated defense system restriction endonuclease subunit S MAD5 → MKLVNADNPVRSSWLSEQGFRLDPSPFLSGAYEAKKLLERLAVRKDPLHSLTHGYQGGIYNGPKFRRVYLTDPKHGVPFIGSTDMLEADFSWLPLLRRSDAEKLSFLRVDPGTTLISCSGTIGRMTYVRPDMADIWSSQHIMKVRPHPEKIHPGYLNAFLQSRYGVPIITSAAYGAIIQHIEPHHIAGLPVPRFDAEVENQIHHLIEQAAELRASFQAGVREATRDLFTSAGLSELVDYSWHKQPGATGFAVRDLSSTSLRALNYDGRIQALRRRTKQLDHESLGNICDDGELSRGNRFKRVDADEGSGFELVGQEQVFWSRPEPRHIALRDAEAARLRSDPETTLIASQGLLTDRSLIGRAAFISPEWQKRYVFSEHLLRVRPGPQSISGAYLFAYLRSEAAFRTMRSLCAGTGPQDINSTLRRRIPVPLCTSADRERIAETVRQAYRDRDEADRREDQALTLLDQAVREAAG, encoded by the coding sequence TTGAAGCTCGTCAATGCTGACAACCCGGTCCGTTCCTCCTGGCTCTCCGAGCAGGGCTTCCGCCTCGACCCATCACCCTTCCTCTCCGGCGCCTACGAGGCCAAAAAACTCCTCGAACGCCTAGCCGTTCGTAAAGATCCGTTGCACAGCCTGACCCATGGCTACCAAGGTGGCATCTACAATGGCCCTAAGTTTCGTCGGGTTTACTTGACCGACCCCAAGCACGGCGTTCCGTTTATCGGCAGCACCGACATGCTGGAGGCAGACTTCAGCTGGCTGCCACTACTTCGCAGAAGCGACGCGGAGAAGCTTTCCTTTCTTCGGGTAGATCCCGGCACCACCCTGATCTCCTGTTCCGGCACCATTGGCCGGATGACCTACGTTAGGCCAGACATGGCCGATATCTGGTCGTCCCAGCACATCATGAAGGTGCGCCCCCACCCGGAAAAGATCCATCCCGGATACCTCAACGCCTTCCTGCAAAGCAGATACGGTGTACCGATCATCACCAGTGCCGCCTACGGGGCGATCATTCAGCACATCGAACCGCACCACATCGCCGGGCTTCCTGTTCCGCGATTCGACGCGGAAGTCGAGAATCAAATCCACCACCTCATCGAGCAGGCCGCTGAGCTGCGCGCGAGCTTCCAAGCCGGCGTACGCGAAGCCACCCGTGACCTATTCACCAGCGCTGGTCTCTCAGAGCTGGTCGACTACTCCTGGCACAAGCAGCCAGGGGCAACCGGATTCGCCGTCCGCGACCTCAGCAGCACCTCTCTCCGCGCACTGAACTATGACGGCCGCATCCAAGCATTAAGGCGGAGAACAAAGCAGCTCGACCACGAAAGCCTAGGAAACATTTGCGATGATGGCGAGCTCTCTCGCGGCAACAGATTCAAGAGGGTGGACGCAGACGAGGGCAGCGGCTTCGAACTCGTCGGCCAGGAGCAAGTATTCTGGAGCCGGCCAGAACCTCGACACATCGCCCTACGAGATGCAGAGGCTGCTCGTTTGCGCTCCGATCCAGAGACGACACTGATAGCATCACAAGGCCTACTAACGGATAGATCACTGATCGGTAGAGCTGCTTTCATTTCCCCAGAGTGGCAAAAGCGATACGTATTTTCTGAGCATCTCCTTAGGGTGCGACCTGGCCCTCAAAGCATAAGCGGGGCATACCTCTTCGCGTACCTCCGCTCCGAAGCAGCCTTTCGAACGATGCGTTCACTTTGCGCGGGAACCGGACCACAAGACATTAACTCGACGCTGCGGAGGAGGATTCCCGTACCGCTGTGTACGTCCGCAGATCGGGAGCGGATTGCGGAGACGGTGCGGCAGGCCTACCGGGATCGGGACGAGGCTGATAGAAGGGAGGATCAAGCTCTGACTCTGCTCGATCAAGCGGTCCGAGAGGCGGCTGGCTAG
- the mads4 gene encoding methylation-associated defense system protein MAD4 encodes MKRDVVFLVADAAMDQMLRGFLGRPQCHRSIGCNPFRFDPREDLIVAPFRDPDVYGRAAELLQPYERSHRHAVAMLDLAWEGSPTPEQIREHIGTKLKPAWSHSAVIVIEPELEAWVWQENPHVAEALKCGADFRDVLRRSGHWPDGASKPPDPKAALEFLRRHHRADRSNAAFGRLAQKISVRHCQDRAFCQLRDTLREWF; translated from the coding sequence ATGAAACGGGACGTCGTCTTCCTCGTCGCCGACGCCGCCATGGATCAGATGCTGCGCGGTTTCCTCGGGCGGCCACAGTGCCATCGCAGCATCGGTTGCAACCCCTTTCGCTTCGACCCGCGCGAAGACCTCATCGTGGCGCCGTTCCGTGACCCCGATGTCTACGGCCGAGCGGCCGAGCTGCTCCAACCCTACGAGCGGTCGCACCGGCATGCGGTCGCCATGCTCGATCTGGCCTGGGAGGGGAGCCCCACCCCCGAGCAGATCCGGGAGCACATTGGGACGAAGCTTAAGCCCGCCTGGTCCCACTCGGCGGTGATCGTCATCGAGCCGGAGCTGGAAGCCTGGGTGTGGCAGGAGAATCCACACGTCGCCGAGGCACTCAAGTGCGGCGCAGACTTCCGTGACGTGCTGCGGCGCAGCGGCCACTGGCCGGACGGTGCCAGTAAGCCACCCGATCCCAAGGCCGCGCTGGAGTTCCTCCGCCGGCACCACCGGGCCGACCGGTCCAACGCCGCCTTCGGCCGCCTGGCCCAGAAGATCTCCGTACGGCACTGCCAGGATCGCGCCTTCTGTCAACTTCGCGACACCCTACGCGAATGGTTTTAA